The following proteins come from a genomic window of Chryseobacterium glaciei:
- a CDS encoding response regulator: protein MKKKVVLIQDNVDILDIMDHVLTEEGYDVTPSLTTEPIDNIDQIEPDVVIVDDNIKGKKKGSEVIEDLKSDSETEDVSAVLTSTSPDVPKKAKECKADDYIEKPFDIDQMIEVVKKNA, encoded by the coding sequence ATGAAAAAAAAAGTTGTCCTTATTCAGGATAATGTAGATATACTGGATATTATGGATCATGTATTGACGGAAGAAGGTTATGATGTAACCCCATCACTAACAACTGAGCCTATTGATAACATTGATCAGATTGAGCCTGATGTTGTGATCGTAGATGACAATATTAAGGGAAAAAAGAAAGGATCAGAAGTCATTGAAGATTTAAAATCTGATTCGGAAACGGAAGATGTATCAGCTGTACTGACTTCTACATCTCCCGATGTCCCTAAAAAAGCAAAGGAATGCAAAGCGGATGACTATATAGAAAAACCTTTTGATATCGATCAAATGATTGAAGTCGTTAAGAAAAATGCTTAA